The following are encoded in a window of Ferribacterium limneticum genomic DNA:
- the cobD gene encoding threonine-phosphate decarboxylase CobD, protein MLEHGGGLRKAAAHYNIPLGNWLDLSTGINPTGWPVPALSAEAWQRLPEENDGLEAAAAAYYGNANLLPVAGSQAAIHWLPALLPRAVVACISPIYSEHPQAWQRAGHKMRFLQNAMLPRALATATPYVLLCNPNNPTADRHPRDIAIDAAHQLKKRGGWLIIDEAFMDPTPEDSLTPLAGTDEAPNLIVLRSIGKFFGLAGARVGFVFAAPDILNRMNEAMGPWTVSGPAREVARLALQDSAWQAAARNRLIAASARLHQLLAPLGEVKSTALFATLTSARSAELHEALARQGILTRHYDQQPLLRFGLPGNEAGWQRLSDALSAWRNI, encoded by the coding sequence ATGCTTGAACACGGTGGCGGCCTGCGCAAAGCCGCGGCGCACTACAACATCCCGCTGGGAAACTGGCTGGATCTGTCGACCGGCATCAACCCGACAGGCTGGCCGGTGCCGGCCTTATCCGCCGAAGCCTGGCAGCGCCTGCCCGAGGAGAACGACGGGCTCGAAGCCGCGGCCGCTGCCTATTACGGCAACGCCAATCTGCTGCCGGTCGCCGGTTCGCAAGCCGCCATCCACTGGCTGCCGGCCCTGCTGCCACGCGCCGTGGTGGCCTGCATTTCGCCGATCTACAGCGAGCACCCACAGGCCTGGCAACGGGCCGGCCACAAGATGCGTTTTCTGCAGAACGCCATGCTGCCGCGCGCGCTGGCCACGGCGACGCCTTACGTCCTGCTCTGTAACCCGAACAATCCGACGGCCGACCGTCACCCGCGCGACATCGCCATCGACGCCGCCCATCAACTCAAAAAACGTGGCGGCTGGCTGATCATCGACGAAGCCTTCATGGACCCGACGCCTGAGGACAGCCTGACGCCGTTGGCCGGCACCGACGAGGCGCCCAACCTCATCGTGCTGCGTTCGATCGGCAAATTCTTCGGGCTGGCCGGGGCACGCGTCGGTTTCGTCTTCGCCGCGCCCGACATCCTGAACCGCATGAATGAGGCGATGGGGCCGTGGACGGTCAGTGGGCCGGCCCGCGAAGTCGCCCGGCTGGCGCTGCAGGACAGCGCCTGGCAGGCCGCCGCCCGCAACCGTCTGATCGCGGCGAGCGCCCGCCTGCACCAACTGCTGGCGCCGCTCGGCGAGGTCAAATCGACCGCCTTGTTCGCCACGCTGACCAGCGCCCGTTCGGCTGAATTGCACGAAGCCCTCGCCCGCCAGGGCATCCTGACCCGCCACTACGATCAGCAACCCTTGCTGCGCTTCGGCCTGCCCGGCAACGAAGCCGGCTGGCAGCGCCTGAGCGACGCCCTTTCCGCCTGGAGAAACATTTGA
- the bluB gene encoding 5,6-dimethylbenzimidazole synthase codes for MENLSAPQAQAFSDADRAAVYQAIFSRRDVRGQFLPTPVPDDLLSRVLMAAHHAPSVGFMQPWNFLLVRSDEVKQRVHNVFAEANDEAARMFPDEKREIYSKLKLQGILEAPINLCITCDRSRSGPVVLGRTHMPTMDLYSSVCAVQNLWLAARAEGLGVGWVSIFHEKALQDALGIPHHIVPIAYLCIGYVSHFNDKPELEKAGWLPRLPINDLVYFEQWGDSDFGQNSRLTVALAELQADIQEKGIFPK; via the coding sequence ATGGAAAACCTTTCCGCGCCGCAGGCGCAAGCTTTTTCCGACGCCGACCGGGCGGCGGTGTATCAAGCCATTTTCAGCCGGCGCGACGTGCGCGGCCAGTTTTTGCCGACGCCCGTACCTGACGACTTGCTCAGCCGCGTGCTGATGGCGGCGCACCATGCGCCGTCGGTCGGCTTCATGCAGCCGTGGAATTTTTTGCTGGTCCGTTCGGACGAGGTCAAGCAGCGCGTCCACAATGTTTTCGCCGAGGCCAATGACGAAGCGGCACGGATGTTTCCTGACGAAAAGCGCGAGATTTACTCGAAGCTCAAGCTGCAGGGCATCCTCGAAGCGCCGATCAACCTGTGCATCACCTGCGACCGCTCGCGCAGCGGGCCGGTGGTGCTCGGCCGCACGCATATGCCGACCATGGATTTGTATTCCAGCGTGTGTGCTGTGCAGAACCTGTGGCTGGCGGCGCGGGCCGAGGGGCTGGGCGTCGGCTGGGTGAGCATCTTCCACGAAAAGGCGCTGCAGGACGCGCTCGGCATTCCACACCACATCGTGCCGATCGCCTATTTGTGCATCGGCTACGTCAGCCATTTCAACGACAAGCCGGAACTGGAAAAAGCCGGCTGGCTGCCGCGTCTGCCGATCAATGATCTGGTCTATTTCGAGCAGTGGGGCGATTCTGATTTTGGCCAAAATTCCCGGTTGACTGTGGCATTGGCGGAATTGCAGGCGGATATTCAGGAAAAGGGCATTTTCCCGAAATGA
- a CDS encoding cobalamin-binding protein, with product MKFGLFFRLTMGLLVSTAAHAELVVKDDSGQEVRLKAPAKRIVTLAPHAAESLYAAGAGDRLVGTVDYSDYPPEAKKVPRVGGYSRIDLEAVAALKPDLVLAWESGNNMTQVDKLRALGLTVYVSQPNTIDNIANQIERIGQLAGTESTANATAERFRKRLDSLRTTNGGKPKVRVFYQIWKTPLMTVGGPQIISDAIKICGGENVFGHLKQMAPNVTVEAVLEADPEAIVATGMGDAKPEWLHDWDKWTRMTAVKRDNLFHINPDIMQRHTPRILDGTEKLCAHLDVARSRRLTK from the coding sequence TTGAAATTTGGCCTTTTTTTCCGGTTGACCATGGGATTGCTCGTTTCCACCGCCGCCCACGCCGAACTCGTCGTCAAGGACGACAGCGGGCAGGAAGTCCGCCTCAAGGCGCCGGCCAAACGCATCGTCACCCTCGCCCCGCATGCCGCCGAAAGCCTGTACGCAGCAGGCGCCGGCGACCGGCTGGTGGGCACCGTCGATTACAGCGACTACCCGCCGGAAGCGAAGAAAGTGCCGCGCGTCGGCGGCTATTCGCGCATCGACCTCGAAGCCGTCGCCGCCCTCAAGCCGGATCTCGTGCTGGCCTGGGAAAGCGGCAATAACATGACGCAGGTCGACAAGCTCAGGGCGCTCGGCCTGACGGTCTATGTCTCGCAGCCGAACACCATCGACAACATCGCCAACCAGATCGAACGCATAGGGCAGCTGGCTGGCACTGAAAGCACCGCCAACGCGACGGCCGAGCGCTTCCGCAAGCGCCTCGACAGCCTGCGCACAACCAATGGCGGCAAGCCGAAAGTGCGCGTCTTTTACCAGATCTGGAAAACGCCGCTGATGACCGTCGGCGGCCCGCAGATCATCAGCGATGCCATCAAGATCTGCGGCGGTGAAAACGTCTTCGGCCACCTCAAGCAAATGGCGCCCAATGTCACCGTCGAAGCCGTGCTCGAAGCCGACCCGGAAGCCATCGTCGCCACCGGTATGGGCGACGCCAAGCCGGAATGGTTGCACGACTGGGACAAATGGACGCGGATGACCGCCGTCAAACGCGACAACCTGTTCCACATCAACCCCGACATCATGCAGCGCCACACGCCGCGCATCCTCGACGGCACCGAAAAGCTCTGCGCCCATCTCGATGTCGCCCGCAGCCGGAGACTGACCAAATGA
- a CDS encoding cobalamin-binding protein gives MSRTPQRIVCLTTETVEVLYALGEQERIVGISGYTVRPPEARKEKPKVFAFTSGDIDKILATQPDLVLTFSDLQSEISRDLIKAGVPVYAFNTRSVEDILGMVETVGRLVGAEAKALEIVAGLEADIAKARAIAAERFAKTGKKPRVYFEEWDEPLISGIRWASELIEIAGGEDIFAEQARSPLAKDRRPTPEKVIAGAPDIIIGSWCGKHFRPERVAARPGWDAIPAVNRKNMHEIKSAIILTPGPVAISEGLPQLLAIFDL, from the coding sequence ATGAGCCGCACACCGCAACGCATCGTCTGCCTGACCACGGAAACCGTCGAAGTGCTCTATGCCTTGGGCGAGCAGGAGCGCATCGTCGGCATTTCGGGCTACACCGTTCGGCCCCCCGAAGCGCGCAAGGAAAAGCCCAAGGTCTTCGCCTTCACGAGCGGCGACATCGACAAGATTTTGGCGACGCAGCCCGATCTGGTGCTGACTTTCTCCGACCTGCAGAGTGAGATTTCACGCGACCTGATCAAGGCTGGTGTGCCGGTCTACGCCTTCAACACGCGCAGCGTCGAGGACATTCTCGGCATGGTCGAAACGGTCGGCCGGCTGGTCGGCGCCGAGGCCAAGGCGCTCGAAATCGTCGCCGGGCTCGAGGCCGACATCGCCAAGGCCCGCGCCATCGCCGCCGAACGCTTCGCCAAAACCGGCAAGAAGCCGCGCGTCTATTTCGAGGAATGGGACGAACCGCTGATCAGCGGCATCCGCTGGGCCTCCGAACTCATCGAGATCGCCGGCGGCGAAGACATCTTCGCCGAACAGGCCCGCTCGCCGCTCGCCAAGGACCGCCGGCCGACACCGGAAAAAGTCATCGCTGGCGCCCCGGACATCATAATCGGCTCCTGGTGCGGCAAGCACTTCCGCCCCGAACGCGTCGCCGCCCGGCCGGGCTGGGACGCCATTCCTGCGGTCAACCGGAAAAACATGCATGAAATCAAATCGGCCATCATCCTGACCCCTGGACCGGTGGCGATCAGCGAAGGCCTGCCACAATTACTCGCCATTTTTGATCTGTGA
- a CDS encoding Pvc16 family protein translates to MPLFTRLTALREVIAKHATLPVRISRPDDTPGIYIWPWRIEEDTRVRSTPLPRSADSDPLISAPAPAIHFLVLSSTNLDGETIAALESARRSLLETPVFDVGNGRVSAMPATLSTSELTDLFTAAAIPLRLCLAYTLRSTA, encoded by the coding sequence ATGCCCCTTTTCACCCGCCTCACCGCCTTGCGCGAAGTCATCGCCAAGCACGCCACCCTGCCCGTCCGCATCAGCCGGCCGGACGACACCCCCGGCATTTACATCTGGCCCTGGCGCATCGAAGAAGACACCCGTGTGCGCAGCACGCCGCTGCCGCGTTCAGCCGACAGCGACCCACTGATCAGCGCCCCCGCCCCGGCCATTCACTTTCTTGTACTGTCGAGCACCAATCTCGATGGCGAGACCATCGCCGCCCTTGAATCGGCCCGGCGGTCCTTGCTCGAAACACCGGTTTTCGACGTCGGCAACGGGCGCGTCAGCGCCATGCCGGCGACGCTAAGCACCAGCGAACTGACCGACCTGTTCACCGCCGCTGCCATCCCGCTGCGTCTCTGCCTGGCGTACACGCTGCGTTCGACGGCCTGA
- the cbiB gene encoding adenosylcobinamide-phosphate synthase CbiB: MTLGFDALTMPLAALSAVLLDRLLGEVPRFHPLVGFGYLASAIEKRLNRRSIAGGVLAWLLAVGPWVALAFWLRPLAPFAVDVVLLYFALGAQSLCEHAEAIAKPLREGRLDEARQRVGWIVSRETATLDESGVAKAGVESVLENGNDAIFGTLFWFALLGGPGAVLFRLANTLDAMWGYRTERYNLFGRFAARFDDALNFIPARLTALTYALLGQTRNALACWRAQAPGWDSPNAGPVMSAGAGSLGVLLGGAAIYHGQEEIRPPLGAGPAPVAADLGRAISLIRRSLWLWLAVLFVIGFAHA; the protein is encoded by the coding sequence ATGACCCTGGGTTTCGACGCCCTCACCATGCCGCTGGCCGCCCTGAGCGCCGTTTTGCTCGACCGCCTGCTTGGCGAAGTGCCCCGCTTTCACCCGCTGGTCGGCTTCGGCTATCTGGCCTCGGCCATCGAAAAGCGGCTCAACCGGCGCTCGATTGCCGGCGGTGTGCTGGCCTGGCTGCTCGCCGTCGGGCCGTGGGTGGCGCTGGCTTTCTGGCTGCGGCCGCTGGCGCCGTTTGCTGTCGACGTCGTGCTGCTCTATTTCGCGCTCGGTGCGCAAAGCCTGTGCGAGCATGCCGAAGCCATCGCCAAACCCTTGCGGGAAGGCCGCCTCGACGAGGCGCGGCAACGCGTCGGCTGGATCGTGTCGCGCGAGACGGCCACACTCGATGAATCCGGCGTCGCCAAAGCCGGCGTCGAATCGGTGCTGGAGAATGGCAACGACGCCATCTTCGGCACGCTGTTCTGGTTCGCCCTGCTCGGCGGACCCGGCGCCGTGCTGTTCCGGCTGGCCAACACGCTCGACGCAATGTGGGGCTACCGCACCGAACGCTACAACCTGTTCGGCCGCTTCGCCGCCCGTTTCGACGACGCCTTGAATTTCATTCCCGCCCGCCTGACCGCCTTGACCTACGCCCTGCTCGGCCAGACGCGCAACGCACTGGCCTGCTGGCGAGCGCAAGCGCCGGGCTGGGACAGCCCGAATGCCGGGCCGGTCATGTCGGCCGGCGCCGGCAGCCTTGGCGTGTTGCTCGGCGGTGCGGCGATTTATCATGGCCAGGAAGAAATCCGCCCGCCACTCGGCGCCGGCCCGGCCCCGGTGGCCGCCGACCTCGGCCGGGCGATCAGCCTGATCCGGCGCAGCCTGTGGCTGTGGCTGGCTGTACTTTTTGTGATTGGATTTGCTCATGCTTGA
- a CDS encoding cobyric acid synthase → MSCSTLMVQGTTSDAGKTTLVAALCRILQRRGVRVAPFKPQNMALNSAVTVDGGEIGRAQALQALACGLEPHTDFNPVLLKPTTDKKAQVIIHGKVAFDLDAKAYHDYKPRAMGAVLESWARLTAAYDCVVVEGAGSPAEINLRDRDIANMGFAEAVDCPVIIVADIDRGGVFAHLVGTLELLSPTEQARVKGFVINRFRGDIALLESGLTWLEERTGKPVLGVLPYLHGLMLDAEDAIATATVDRKKTPKLKVIAPAYPRVSNHNDLDPLRLHPEVDFRWIAPGETPPAADLIVLPGSKAVRADIDWLREKGWATAIHKHLRYGGKVVGLCGGYQMLGQMIHDPQGLEGQPGSTPGLGVLDVETTLEAEKQLRNVSGHLSLPGQPAMTGYEIHLGVTRGAGLAQGAVELADGASDGAISPDNQVLGTYCHGVFDHPEALTALLAWAGMTETDQVDFAARREADLDRLADSVEAALDWEKMDALLPRHAAG, encoded by the coding sequence ATGTCCTGTTCTACCCTGATGGTCCAAGGCACTACCTCCGATGCTGGCAAGACGACGCTGGTTGCCGCGTTGTGCCGCATCCTGCAGCGTCGGGGTGTACGCGTCGCGCCGTTCAAGCCGCAGAACATGGCGCTCAATTCGGCGGTTACGGTAGACGGAGGCGAGATCGGACGGGCGCAGGCGTTGCAGGCGCTGGCTTGCGGGCTGGAGCCGCATACCGATTTCAATCCGGTGCTGTTGAAGCCGACCACCGACAAGAAGGCGCAGGTCATCATTCATGGCAAGGTGGCTTTTGATCTCGATGCCAAGGCGTATCACGACTACAAGCCGCGGGCGATGGGGGCGGTGCTCGAGTCCTGGGCGCGGCTGACGGCGGCTTACGATTGCGTCGTGGTTGAGGGTGCCGGGTCGCCGGCCGAGATCAATTTGCGTGACCGCGACATTGCCAACATGGGTTTTGCCGAGGCGGTGGATTGCCCGGTGATTATCGTTGCCGACATCGATCGGGGCGGGGTTTTTGCCCATCTCGTCGGCACGCTGGAACTGCTCTCGCCGACCGAGCAGGCGCGGGTCAAAGGCTTCGTCATCAACCGTTTCCGCGGCGATATCGCGCTGCTTGAATCCGGTCTGACTTGGCTGGAAGAACGCACCGGCAAACCGGTTCTCGGCGTTTTGCCCTATCTGCACGGCCTGATGCTCGATGCCGAGGACGCCATCGCGACTGCCACGGTCGACCGGAAAAAAACGCCAAAATTGAAAGTCATCGCCCCGGCTTATCCGCGTGTTTCCAATCACAACGACCTCGACCCGCTGCGTCTGCATCCGGAAGTTGATTTCCGCTGGATAGCCCCGGGCGAAACGCCGCCGGCGGCCGACCTGATTGTCCTGCCCGGTTCCAAGGCGGTGCGTGCCGATATCGACTGGCTGCGCGAAAAGGGCTGGGCGACGGCGATTCACAAGCATTTGCGCTACGGTGGCAAGGTGGTCGGTCTGTGCGGCGGCTACCAGATGCTGGGCCAGATGATCCACGATCCGCAAGGGCTGGAAGGTCAGCCGGGCAGTACGCCGGGGCTGGGCGTGCTCGATGTGGAAACGACGCTCGAAGCCGAGAAGCAGTTACGGAATGTGAGTGGTCACTTGTCTCTGCCAGGCCAACCAGCGATGACCGGTTACGAAATTCACCTCGGCGTGACGCGCGGGGCTGGACTCGCGCAAGGCGCCGTTGAGTTGGCCGATGGTGCCAGCGATGGCGCCATTTCTCCCGACAACCAGGTCCTCGGCACCTATTGCCATGGCGTCTTCGATCACCCCGAAGCCTTGACCGCGCTGCTCGCCTGGGCCGGCATGACGGAAACCGACCAGGTCGATTTCGCCGCCCGGCGCGAGGCCGATCTCGACCGTCTGGCCGATTCGGTCGAGGCGGCGCTCGATTGGGAAAAGATGGATGCCCTGCTGCCGCGTCACGCAGCGGGCTGA
- a CDS encoding sensor histidine kinase codes for MHKLLDILASGVHDAKNQLFIAESMIAAAEAAHGIPLGEARYAIESAANRLSRTLTAYHLMRHDAAAAVTPTIVGDVCDEVMLAQKKHLAERGIMLSIDCQVFDEWPLDRDLVTDMLNNAVQNAGRFARKTVHLSATTDDNWLCLRVEDDGPGFATLPPPVGTGLMVAERLAKLHHRHERQGSLLLSNHGALGGARFELRLP; via the coding sequence ATGCATAAATTGCTGGATATCCTGGCCTCCGGCGTCCACGACGCCAAGAACCAGCTATTCATCGCCGAATCGATGATCGCCGCCGCCGAAGCGGCCCATGGCATCCCGCTCGGCGAAGCGCGCTACGCCATCGAATCGGCCGCCAACCGGCTGTCGCGTACGCTGACCGCCTATCACCTGATGCGCCACGACGCCGCAGCGGCCGTCACCCCGACCATCGTCGGCGACGTCTGTGACGAAGTCATGCTCGCCCAGAAGAAACATCTGGCCGAACGCGGCATCATGCTGAGCATCGATTGCCAGGTCTTCGACGAATGGCCGCTCGACCGCGACCTGGTTACCGACATGCTCAATAACGCCGTACAAAACGCCGGCCGTTTCGCCCGAAAGACGGTGCATCTCAGCGCCACCACCGACGATAACTGGCTTTGCCTGCGGGTCGAAGACGACGGCCCGGGCTTCGCCACGCTACCGCCACCAGTCGGCACCGGCCTCATGGTGGCAGAGCGCCTGGCCAAGCTCCACCACCGTCACGAACGCCAGGGCAGCCTGCTGTTGAGCAACCATGGAGCCCTGGGCGGCGCCCGCTTTGAACTTCGCTTGCCATAA
- the cobU gene encoding bifunctional adenosylcobinamide kinase/adenosylcobinamide-phosphate guanylyltransferase, whose amino-acid sequence MKELILGGARSGKSLLAEQRARESGLKVVYLATAQALDDEMARRVAHHRERRPAEWGCTEETLHLAARLRELAAPDTCVLVDCLTLWLSNLLFAGVAAKQAEAGEAIACPLFRDETTALIDLLPQLPGHIILVSNEVGWGIVPMHPVSRLFADEQGRLNQRVAAVCEQVTLVAAGLPLPLKQTAN is encoded by the coding sequence ATGAAAGAACTGATCCTCGGCGGCGCACGCTCGGGCAAGAGCCTCTTGGCCGAACAACGCGCCCGCGAATCCGGCTTGAAGGTCGTCTACCTCGCCACCGCCCAGGCACTGGATGACGAAATGGCCCGCCGCGTCGCCCACCACCGCGAACGCCGGCCGGCCGAGTGGGGGTGCACCGAAGAAACCCTGCACCTCGCCGCCCGCCTGCGCGAACTCGCAGCACCGGACACCTGCGTGCTGGTCGATTGCCTGACCCTGTGGCTGTCCAACCTGCTCTTCGCCGGCGTTGCGGCGAAGCAGGCCGAAGCCGGCGAGGCCATCGCCTGCCCGCTTTTCCGCGACGAAACCACGGCGCTGATCGACCTGTTGCCGCAACTGCCCGGCCACATCATTCTCGTCTCCAACGAAGTCGGCTGGGGCATCGTCCCGATGCATCCGGTGTCGCGGTTGTTCGCTGACGAACAGGGCCGCCTCAACCAACGCGTCGCGGCGGTTTGCGAGCAGGTCACGCTGGTCGCCGCCGGCCTGCCGCTCCCCCTGAAGCAGACAGCCAACTGA
- the cobT gene encoding nicotinate-nucleotide--dimethylbenzimidazole phosphoribosyltransferase, with amino-acid sequence MHSLDFKITAPDRAIENSLKNKVDRKTKPLGALGLLERTAIQIGLIQQRLDPAFDQPHLLVFAGDHGAAKAGVSAYPQDVTWQMVENFLAGGAAINVFARQNGLHLAIIDAGVAHDFGKRAGLIDAKIAAGTANYIEEPAMTAEQCAQAIARGAEISRNLAINGCNVVGFGEMGIGNTAAASLITHCLTGLPLAECIGRGTGLDDAGLARKQALLETALKRYRAAGGSNEPLAVLAEFGGFEIAMMVGAMLGAAEAKMTLLIDGFIVGSAALTATRLAPALAEYSVFCHRSAEAGHAAQLVALGAEPLLDLGLRLGEGTGAALAFPLVQASVNFLNEMASFESAGVSDKA; translated from the coding sequence ATGCATTCGTTGGACTTCAAGATCACCGCCCCGGACCGGGCAATTGAAAATTCGCTCAAAAACAAGGTTGACCGCAAGACCAAGCCGCTCGGTGCGCTCGGCCTGCTCGAACGCACGGCCATCCAGATCGGCCTGATCCAGCAACGGCTCGACCCGGCTTTCGATCAGCCCCACCTGCTGGTCTTTGCCGGCGACCACGGCGCGGCCAAGGCTGGCGTCTCGGCCTACCCGCAGGATGTCACCTGGCAGATGGTCGAAAACTTCCTGGCCGGCGGCGCCGCGATCAACGTTTTCGCCCGGCAGAATGGCCTGCATCTGGCCATCATCGACGCCGGCGTGGCGCACGATTTTGGCAAGCGTGCCGGGCTGATCGACGCCAAGATCGCGGCAGGTACGGCCAATTACATTGAAGAGCCGGCGATGACCGCCGAGCAATGCGCTCAGGCCATCGCACGCGGCGCCGAAATCAGCCGTAATCTGGCGATCAACGGCTGCAACGTTGTCGGCTTCGGCGAAATGGGCATCGGCAACACGGCCGCCGCTTCGCTGATCACCCATTGCCTGACCGGCCTGCCGCTCGCCGAGTGCATCGGCCGCGGTACGGGGCTCGATGATGCTGGGCTGGCGCGCAAACAGGCGCTACTCGAAACGGCGCTCAAGCGCTATCGCGCCGCCGGCGGCAGCAACGAGCCGCTGGCCGTGCTGGCCGAATTCGGCGGCTTCGAAATCGCCATGATGGTTGGCGCCATGCTCGGCGCGGCGGAAGCGAAGATGACACTGCTTATCGACGGCTTCATCGTCGGCTCGGCGGCCCTGACCGCCACTCGGCTGGCCCCGGCACTGGCCGAATATTCCGTGTTCTGCCACCGTTCGGCCGAAGCCGGTCACGCTGCCCAACTGGTGGCACTCGGCGCCGAACCCTTGCTCGATCTCGGCCTGCGCCTCGGCGAAGGGACCGGCGCGGCGCTGGCGTTCCCGCTCGTTCAGGCTTCAGTCAATTTCCTCAACGAAATGGCCAGTTTCGAATCGGCAGGCGTTTCCGACAAAGCATGA
- a CDS encoding response regulator gives MTDYSKKRFLVIDDQSQARDALRTVAQQLGAFAVEFASNYQDAIFRIRNNMPDIILCDYMLGEGRSGQQLLEELRRFNLLPDETIFMMVTGEQSYEQVVSAVELIPDDYIIKPFSPDKLLLRLERIVAKKLFFAGYYKEKRKQEYANALAILEASRESEAGRLYRFEILRQRAEVFLASGDVKSAETAYRNILENYEFPWARAGVARSLHKQNRLQEAREEIDRVVASTPHFFDAGDLKASICMAQGEHAEAQQILDEIAKKTPRNYLRKRLLAEAATLNGDTETALAAMADVIANDTMPGAISAEDRLATARSHINAGDKITAEKVLLGIRDSELQKMGLMEQASFAALLAISSVEKGKIRFAGLRPAMLVTEFNTTTRLDIMRAALSLDDHQLADLQSGQLMASPDAKKAFSAARTLYALHGREKDFREIQRQVALLRIKHDEDVPPNSPVAA, from the coding sequence ATGACCGACTACAGCAAGAAACGTTTTCTCGTCATCGACGACCAGTCACAGGCGCGCGATGCCCTGCGCACCGTCGCCCAGCAACTGGGCGCCTTTGCCGTCGAATTCGCCAGCAATTATCAGGATGCCATCTTCCGCATCCGCAACAACATGCCGGACATCATCCTCTGCGATTACATGTTGGGCGAGGGACGTTCCGGCCAGCAGTTACTCGAAGAGTTGCGGCGCTTCAACCTGCTGCCCGACGAAACCATTTTCATGATGGTCACCGGCGAACAGTCTTACGAACAGGTCGTTTCGGCCGTCGAGCTGATTCCTGACGATTACATCATCAAGCCGTTTTCGCCGGACAAGCTGCTGTTGCGCCTCGAACGCATCGTCGCCAAGAAATTGTTCTTTGCCGGCTACTACAAGGAAAAGCGCAAGCAGGAGTACGCCAACGCCCTGGCCATCCTTGAAGCCTCGCGTGAGAGCGAAGCCGGGCGGCTCTACCGCTTTGAAATCCTGCGCCAGCGAGCCGAGGTTTTTCTCGCCAGCGGCGACGTCAAATCGGCCGAAACCGCCTACCGCAACATCCTCGAAAACTACGAATTCCCATGGGCGCGAGCCGGCGTTGCCCGTTCGCTGCACAAACAAAACCGTCTGCAGGAAGCCCGCGAGGAAATCGACCGGGTAGTCGCCAGCACCCCGCACTTCTTCGATGCCGGCGACCTCAAGGCCAGCATCTGCATGGCCCAGGGCGAGCATGCCGAGGCGCAACAAATCCTCGACGAAATAGCCAAGAAAACACCCCGCAACTATCTGCGCAAGCGTCTGCTGGCCGAGGCCGCGACGCTCAACGGCGATACCGAAACAGCGCTGGCCGCGATGGCCGATGTCATCGCCAACGACACCATGCCCGGCGCCATTTCCGCCGAAGACCGCCTGGCCACGGCGCGCAGCCACATCAATGCCGGCGACAAGATCACGGCCGAAAAAGTGCTGCTCGGCATCCGCGATTCCGAATTGCAGAAAATGGGGCTCATGGAACAGGCCAGTTTTGCCGCCCTGCTCGCTATCAGCTCAGTCGAAAAGGGCAAAATCCGCTTCGCCGGCCTGCGCCCGGCCATGCTCGTTACCGAATTCAACACCACCACCCGCCTCGACATCATGCGCGCTGCACTGTCGCTCGACGACCATCAACTGGCCGACCTGCAGTCCGGGCAACTCATGGCCAGCCCCGATGCCAAGAAGGCATTCAGTGCGGCGCGAACGCTCTATGCGCTGCATGGCCGGGAAAAGGATTTCCGCGAAATCCAGCGCCAGGTCGCCCTCCTGCGCATCAAACATGATGAAGACGTGCCACCGAACAGTCCGGTCGCGGCCTAA